Part of the candidate division KSB1 bacterium genome, CGATACTTATGCTTACCGTTTTAAGCACTAAAATTGCGGATCCGGGCGGAGGCGCGGGGGTAATGTTTGAATTAGATGACGCCACTGCAACCCTCGCAATTTTTAAAGCGGGCGGCTGGACCTTGTTGACGGCGGTCAATCTCATGTTGTTCAGCCTGCTGCACAATCCATGTTCTACAACAATTTACACCATTTACAAAGAAACCGGCAGTAAAAAATGGACAGCGGTATCTTCACTTCTACCCGTCGTGATGGGATTAGTTTTGTGCTTTTTGGTGGCACAGGTCTGGCGGTTATTAACTTAATTTTCTGAAAGTAAATTGATTGTTGCGGAGATTAACGAAGTGGTCTCCGCAACCTCTTCCGTGACTGAGATCGCTTCGCTTAACTCAGTCACAATCTGAATTTTCAAATTAATTTGCTATTTTAATTTTTAAAACTGATGGGAGAACTATGTTTAATAAAAACTTTTTAGTTATCTCAATACTTTCTTTAGCTGGTCTAACTGCCTGCGCTGATTTGTTCACCGAAGCGCCCGCAGACAATGAAATCTTCGACGGGCCAATCGATGGCTTAACGGCTGTGCAATTGAAAGGCTTTGCAGATGGTGATGAGGCCTTTGGACAGACTTTTAATGTCGAAACCGGCCTGGGTCCAGTCTTTAATCAAACCGCCTGTATTTCTTGCCATCCGGATGACGGCCGGGGGCATCCTTCTACCAATCTCACCCGGTTCGGTAAAATGCGGCCGGACGGTTCGTTTGATTACATGCTGGAATTTGGCGGACCGCAACTGCAAGACCGTTCGATTCCCGGTTATCCGGCTGAAACTTTGCCCGGTGATGCCACCGGTATTTCGGTCCGGGGCGGGCCAATCGCAGTTGGATTGGGACTGATTGAAGCCATTCCCGATCAAACCATTTTGGCGAACGAAGACCTAACTGATTCAAACGCAGACGGTATTTCGGGTCGGGCAAATTTTGTGGATGTGCCCGATTATCTCGAATTCGGCCCCGACAAAGTGGTGCGAGATGGCAAAAAATATCTCGGCCGTTTTGGACGCAAGGCCACTGCGGTTACTTTACTGCATCAAACCGTCAACGCCTATAAAAATGACATGGGCATCAGCACGGATTTCGATCCGGTCGATATTTTTAATCCAACGATCGGCAGTACAATAGGCGACAATGTCGCCGATCCGGAATTGTCGGCGGAGACAGTGCAAAACGTGGTTATTTACTTGAAGACGTTGCGGCCCCCGGCACGTCGAAATGAAAGCGATCCTGAAGTAATTCAAGGAGAGCAATTATTTAGCACGATCGGTTGCGCAAGCTGCCACATCCAGGAAATGCAATCCGGTCCGAGCCTTATTGAACCGTTAAATTTTAAGGCTGTAAAGCTCTTTTCAGATCTCCTTCTTCACGACATGGGACCGGATTTGGCGGACAATTTTCCTGAAGGCGATGCGACCGGAACCGAGTGGCGCACCACACCGCTCTGGGGTTTGGGCATTGTGCAAAATGTACTCGGCGGTACCCCTTTCTATCTGCACGACGGCCGTACTTCTGATTTAACCGAGGTGATCCGGCTGCATCAGGGAGAGGCGCAAGGCTCAAACGATCGCTTTTTTGCTTTGCCGGAACCTGATCGGGCTGCACTCCTGGCTTTTTTAAAATCTCTTTAGACAAATTTCATGAGCTCAAGACGAGATTTTTTAAAAACTTTGGGGGTGGCTATTGTTTCCTCTGCCGGCGCTCCACTTCTGCTTAACGGTTGTGCGGGACTGGCGACGGTTCGCGCACAAGTAGATGAAAACAAAATTAAACTCAATAAAACGGAAATTCAAGCGTTAGCCGTTCCAAACGGGATTTTACTTGTGAAAGCGCCGCAATTGCCCGGTCCGATTATTCTTCGTAATCTTGCGGAAGTAGGAATCGTAGCGGTTTCGTCGATTTGCACTCACCGCGGCTGTGAAGTTAGACCGATGCCGCATTCTCTGCAATGTCCCTGTCACGGTTCTGAATACGATGAATTGGGCGAGGTTTTGGAAGGGCCGGCCACACGGCCGCTTAAACGGTATGAAGTTATAGAAACACCAGACTTACTAATCATAAAGGTATCTTAAATGAAAAAGATTTTTATAAATATTTTAATCTTAATATCGTGCTCTGGTGTTGTAAGGGCGCAAATCGCTCAACAAGATTCTTTAAAACGAACGCCGAATGTCATCGGCGGCATCTATGACCGTCCGTATATTTATCGGCTCGGCGGCAACATCGCCATTGGCGGCTACGCTGAAATGAATTCGAATTTCGAACGTGAAGAAGGTATTGAAGAAGGCCTCTCTTTTGAAGCGCGACGGTTTAATCTATTTATCTATTCCTCAATTTCCGACCAAGTTAAGTTAACGTCCGAGTTGGAATTTGAGCACGGCACGGAAGAAATCAACCTGGAGACCGCGCTGGTTGATGTTTTGTTTCACACAGCTGTAAATCTGCGTGCAGGTATTTTACTTTCGCCAATCGGTCGTTTTAACATCGCTCATGACAGCCCGAGATATGATATCATCGAGCGGCCCCTCGTATCCACGGAAATCATTCCGTCCACCCTTTCGGAAGTCGGACTTGGATTTTTTGGCGCTCTTTATCCGACGCAATTTGACCGAATCACCTACGAACTTTATGCAGTAAACGGACTCAGTGACGGCGTTGTCGGCGGCACCGGCGAGGGGACACGAATCTCAGCAGGAAAATCCGCGGAAGCTTTTGAAGAAGACAACAATGGCTCGCCCGCGTTTACCGGCCGGCTGGCCATCAACCCACGGTTTGGCGGGGAACTGGGCCTCTCTTTTCATACCGGAAATTACAACACCTACAAAGCGGAAGGCGAAATTATCGACGACAGCCGCCGTTTGACACTTTTGGCCATCGATTGGGAATATAGCCGAGGTAGATTTTACCTGCGAGGAGAAGGAGCAATTGCTAATATAGATGTGCAGGAAAGCTTAAAAGAAACATTCGCAGATAAGCAAAGAGGTTTTTATACTGAAATAGGCTACACCTTCTTAAAGAGACCCATTCTAAATCAGCCGGACGCAAGCCTCACTTTTGTAACACGCTTCGATTATGTGGATTTAAATGACGGCAAAAGAACCTTGACCGGTGAAAATATTGGAGATTCTCTGCGCCGCCTGACGACCGGCCTTTCTCTCAGGCCGACGGCAGACACATCTATCCGGTTGAGTTATGCCCGCAATTGGGGGTACGACCCATTTAACAACCTGACTAACAGCATGAATATTCAGTTTGGGATCGCGACCTATTTTTAGGTACCTTAAATCTTCCCAGGTTTTGAAACCTGGAAGGTTTCGGCTCAAAAAATTCGCTTGA contains:
- a CDS encoding thiol oxidoreductase, with the translated sequence MFNKNFLVISILSLAGLTACADLFTEAPADNEIFDGPIDGLTAVQLKGFADGDEAFGQTFNVETGLGPVFNQTACISCHPDDGRGHPSTNLTRFGKMRPDGSFDYMLEFGGPQLQDRSIPGYPAETLPGDATGISVRGGPIAVGLGLIEAIPDQTILANEDLTDSNADGISGRANFVDVPDYLEFGPDKVVRDGKKYLGRFGRKATAVTLLHQTVNAYKNDMGISTDFDPVDIFNPTIGSTIGDNVADPELSAETVQNVVIYLKTLRPPARRNESDPEVIQGEQLFSTIGCASCHIQEMQSGPSLIEPLNFKAVKLFSDLLLHDMGPDLADNFPEGDATGTEWRTTPLWGLGIVQNVLGGTPFYLHDGRTSDLTEVIRLHQGEAQGSNDRFFALPEPDRAALLAFLKSL
- a CDS encoding ubiquinol-cytochrome c reductase iron-sulfur subunit; protein product: MSSRRDFLKTLGVAIVSSAGAPLLLNGCAGLATVRAQVDENKIKLNKTEIQALAVPNGILLVKAPQLPGPIILRNLAEVGIVAVSSICTHRGCEVRPMPHSLQCPCHGSEYDELGEVLEGPATRPLKRYEVIETPDLLIIKVS